One window from the genome of Candidatus Methylomirabilota bacterium encodes:
- a CDS encoding molybdopterin-binding protein has translation MPKTAGIILVGNEILSGKIADANAAYLCRELRVLGVEVRRIAVIPDEIELIAAEVARASRDYDVVFTSGGVGPTHDDVTIEGVARAMAVKVVRHPRLVGILEGHYGDRLNEAHLKMAEMPDGAELVGGAPLRFPTIVMRNVYVLPGVPEIFRQKFDAIRERFRDAPIHLKNVFVRIGEGTLADYLNGLLAAFPKLLLGSYPEFSNPEYKVKVTLESRDPGYLEQALADFLRRLPAGALVRVT, from the coding sequence ATGCCGAAGACGGCGGGAATCATCCTCGTCGGCAACGAGATCCTCTCGGGCAAGATCGCGGACGCGAACGCGGCGTACCTCTGCCGCGAGCTGCGCGTCCTCGGGGTCGAGGTGCGGCGGATCGCGGTCATCCCCGACGAGATCGAGCTGATCGCGGCGGAGGTGGCCCGCGCGAGCCGCGACTACGACGTCGTCTTCACCTCGGGCGGCGTCGGCCCCACGCACGACGACGTCACCATCGAGGGCGTCGCCCGCGCGATGGCGGTGAAGGTCGTGCGTCATCCGCGGCTCGTCGGCATCCTCGAGGGCCACTACGGCGACCGGCTGAACGAGGCGCACCTCAAGATGGCGGAGATGCCGGACGGCGCCGAGCTGGTCGGCGGCGCACCGCTGCGCTTTCCGACGATCGTGATGCGGAACGTCTACGTGCTGCCGGGCGTGCCCGAGATCTTCCGCCAGAAGTTCGACGCGATCCGCGAGCGGTTCCGCGACGCGCCGATCCACTTGAAGAACGTCTTCGTGCGGATCGGCGAGGGGACGCTGGCCGATTACCTGAACGGCCTGCTCGCGGCCTTCCCGAAGCTGCTCCTCGGCTCGTACCCGGAGTTCTCCAACCCCGAGTACAAGGTGAAGGTGACGCTCGAGTCGCGCGACCCGGGTTACCTCGAGCAGGCGCTGGCGGACTTTCTCCGGCGCCTGCCGGCCGGCGCGCTCGTGAGGGTCACCTGA
- a CDS encoding SDR family oxidoreductase: MASEGIHLHGWALTLGASSGFGEAVSLALARAGLNIFGVHLDRKATLANAERIAGQIRALGREAVFFNVNAADEEKRAEVAGQMQKTLEERGEPGSLRVLLHSLAFGTLKLYVSEPMKDAVTQAQMDMTLDVMAHSLVYWTQEVVGRGLMGRGGRIYAMTSSGGTRVLPHYGPVSAAKAALESHIRQLAAELAPRGITANAIRAGVTDTPALQKIPGHEAIIEQAKRRNPGGRMTTPEDVARAIVVLAHPDTYWITGNVIGVDGGEDIVG; encoded by the coding sequence ATGGCGTCGGAAGGGATCCATCTCCACGGCTGGGCGCTCACGCTCGGCGCCTCCTCGGGGTTCGGCGAGGCGGTGAGCCTGGCGCTCGCGCGCGCCGGGCTCAACATCTTCGGCGTCCACCTCGACCGCAAGGCCACGCTCGCGAACGCCGAGCGCATCGCCGGCCAGATCCGGGCGCTCGGCCGCGAGGCGGTGTTCTTCAACGTCAACGCGGCGGACGAGGAGAAGCGCGCCGAGGTCGCCGGCCAGATGCAAAAGACCCTCGAGGAGCGCGGCGAGCCGGGCTCGCTCCGCGTGCTGCTCCACTCCCTCGCCTTCGGCACGCTCAAGCTCTACGTCAGCGAGCCGATGAAGGACGCGGTGACGCAGGCGCAGATGGACATGACGCTCGACGTGATGGCCCACAGCCTCGTGTACTGGACCCAGGAGGTCGTCGGGCGCGGCCTGATGGGTCGCGGCGGGCGCATCTACGCGATGACCTCGTCGGGCGGCACGCGCGTGCTGCCGCACTACGGCCCCGTGTCGGCGGCCAAGGCGGCGCTCGAGTCGCACATCCGGCAGCTCGCCGCCGAGCTCGCGCCGCGCGGCATCACGGCGAACGCGATCCGCGCGGGCGTCACCGACACGCCGGCGCTCCAGAAGATCCCCGGCCACGAGGCGATCATCGAGCAGGCGAAGCGCCGCAATCCGGGCGGGCGGATGACGACGCCCGAGGACGTGGCGCGCGCGATCGTGGTCCTCGCGCATCCCGACACCTACTGGATCACGGGGAACGTCATCGGCGTCGACGGCGGCGAAGACATCGTCGGGTGA